A single Arachidicoccus sp. BS20 DNA region contains:
- a CDS encoding cytochrome c oxidase subunit 3, whose translation MADSVAAHTGKRSPWSGGYSPFKVEYGKLMMWFFLLSDSFTFGALLISYGTTRFATMGWPDPNKVFNKYPLGGDGNSPLVFVSIMTFILIISSVTMVLAVQSGKEMNKKAVVKYLILTIIGGLAFLSCQAWEWTHLFHEGAWWGRNPFPNADGTLSSPNFTNFFFTITGFHGFHVFSGVIINIIMLIMTLCNTFEKRGHYLMIEKAGLYWHFVDLVWVFVFTCFYLI comes from the coding sequence ATGGCAGATTCAGTAGCAGCACATACAGGAAAAAGAAGCCCCTGGTCAGGAGGATACAGCCCGTTTAAAGTAGAATACGGCAAGTTGATGATGTGGTTCTTTTTGTTGAGCGATTCTTTTACTTTTGGCGCATTGCTTATTTCTTATGGTACCACACGCTTTGCAACCATGGGATGGCCCGATCCGAATAAGGTTTTCAATAAGTACCCTTTAGGTGGCGACGGCAATTCTCCATTGGTATTTGTAAGTATTATGACTTTTATCCTCATCATCAGTTCCGTTACGATGGTGCTGGCGGTACAGTCGGGAAAGGAAATGAACAAGAAAGCGGTTGTCAAATATTTGATATTGACTATTATTGGTGGTTTGGCGTTCTTAAGCTGCCAGGCTTGGGAATGGACACACTTATTTCATGAAGGTGCTTGGTGGGGCAGAAACCCTTTCCCGAATGCGGACGGAACACTTTCTTCGCCCAACTTTACCAATTTCTTCTTTACTATTACGGGTTTTCACGGTTTCCACGTGTTTTCTGGTGTGATTATCAATATCATTATGCTGATAATGACGTTGTGCAATACGTTTGAGAAAAGAGGTCATTACCTGATGATTGAGAAAGCGGGTTTGTATTGGCACTTTGTGGATTTGGTTTGGGTATTTGTATTTACTTGTTTCTATTTGATTTAA
- a CDS encoding cytochrome c oxidase subunit 3, giving the protein MTSVSVVENRGRMHPHKFLLWIGIASIVMLFAGLTSAYIVKRSFANWLEFPLPKIFWLSTCVILISSLTMHLALKAFKAHERKRYRLLITLTAALGVAFALLQLYGFITLEHRGIHIFGTGSNASASFLGVITIVHAVHVIGGVVALLIMFFRAFRKRVKRYDATPVEIAAIYWHFVDILWIYLFIFFSLN; this is encoded by the coding sequence ATGACAAGCGTGAGCGTAGTTGAAAATAGAGGAAGAATGCATCCGCACAAATTTTTGTTGTGGATAGGTATAGCAAGTATTGTGATGCTCTTTGCGGGTTTGACAAGCGCTTATATTGTAAAGCGTTCCTTTGCCAACTGGCTGGAATTTCCTTTGCCTAAGATTTTTTGGCTTTCGACATGTGTTATTCTTATTAGCAGCTTGACGATGCACTTGGCTTTAAAGGCTTTTAAGGCACATGAACGTAAAAGGTACAGATTACTAATAACGCTTACGGCTGCCTTGGGAGTTGCGTTTGCATTATTGCAGTTATATGGTTTTATAACTTTGGAGCACAGAGGCATTCATATATTCGGTACCGGAAGTAATGCATCGGCTTCGTTTTTGGGTGTGATAACAATTGTGCATGCGGTGCACGTAATTGGCGGAGTGGTAGCTTTATTGATAATGTTTTTTCGGGCGTTTCGCAAACGGGTAAAAAGGTATGATGCAACACCGGTAGAAATAGCAGCTATTTATTGGCATTTTGTAGATATACTTTGGATTTATTTGTTTATATTTTTTAGCTTGAATTAA
- a CDS encoding nucleotidyltransferase family protein, with protein MYTTGEILNILKAKKAELEKKYPISEMGLFGSYARGDYNEHSDIDILVDFNARIDGFDYIRIAHALEDTFNTKIDLVSRQGVQPKYLPFVEKSLIHV; from the coding sequence ATGTACACAACGGGCGAAATACTAAATATTCTCAAAGCCAAAAAAGCCGAGTTGGAAAAAAAATATCCCATTTCGGAAATGGGCTTGTTCGGCTCTTATGCCCGCGGCGATTATAATGAGCATAGTGATATTGATATACTTGTAGATTTCAACGCCCGCATAGACGGTTTTGATTACATAAGAATAGCCCATGCGCTGGAAGATACTTTCAATACCAAGATAGACCTTGTTTCCCGCCAAGGCGTACAGCCTAAATATTTGCCCTTTGTAGAAAAAAGCCTCATCCATGTCTGA
- a CDS encoding cytochrome c oxidase subunit II produces MSMLLTIAAIVLIVIVIFQIAKASEYVSALKGDSGTFNKQSNKINGSLMIAFLVLGLIGVFWCNHELYPETLFPQGSASVEGENVDKLLYITIALTGVVFFITQILLFVFAYKYQYKENKKIYFFPHNTRLEIIWTSVPTIVLLILIAYGLRSWFIFTGDAPKNSMQIEVTGHQFGWIFRYPGKDGEFGKKYFKDINANNGLGLIWKDSAALNQKADPATFDDITMEGKVYLVKGKPVKFLINSQDVIHDVGLPQFRLKMDAVPGTPTTLWFTPKYTTEEMKQRTGNPNFVYELSCDQLCGRGHYSMRAEVVVLTQPEFDAVMAKQKPAYYLAFPDKDPSNIKPAADSTKPATDSLKTVAIK; encoded by the coding sequence ATGTCTATGTTGTTAACCATTGCCGCGATTGTTTTAATTGTGATAGTGATTTTTCAAATTGCTAAGGCAAGTGAGTATGTGTCTGCATTGAAAGGCGATAGCGGAACATTTAATAAGCAGAGCAACAAAATCAACGGTAGTTTGATGATTGCCTTTTTGGTTTTGGGCTTAATCGGCGTGTTTTGGTGCAATCATGAATTGTATCCCGAAACATTGTTTCCCCAAGGTTCTGCAAGTGTGGAAGGCGAAAACGTAGATAAACTTTTATACATTACGATTGCGCTTACCGGCGTTGTGTTTTTTATTACCCAAATATTGTTATTTGTATTTGCATATAAATACCAGTATAAAGAGAATAAGAAAATATATTTTTTCCCGCACAATACACGCTTGGAAATTATCTGGACTTCCGTACCTACAATCGTACTGTTGATTTTGATTGCTTACGGATTGCGTAGTTGGTTTATTTTTACAGGCGATGCGCCTAAAAACTCTATGCAAATTGAAGTTACCGGACACCAGTTCGGGTGGATATTCCGCTATCCCGGAAAAGACGGAGAGTTTGGTAAAAAATACTTTAAAGATATTAATGCAAATAATGGCTTAGGTTTAATTTGGAAAGATAGTGCAGCGCTTAATCAGAAAGCAGACCCAGCAACATTTGATGATATTACAATGGAAGGAAAGGTATATTTGGTCAAGGGAAAGCCTGTGAAATTTTTGATTAATTCGCAGGATGTGATTCACGATGTAGGGTTACCTCAATTCCGTTTGAAAATGGATGCTGTTCCAGGAACACCTACCACACTTTGGTTTACACCAAAATACACAACCGAAGAAATGAAGCAGCGTACAGGCAATCCAAATTTTGTATATGAACTATCTTGCGACCAGTTATGTGGGCGCGGACATTATTCTATGCGTGCGGAAGTCGTTGTATTGACTCAGCCGGAGTTTGATGCGGTTATGGCAAAACAAAAGCCGGCATATTATCTTGCATTTCCCGATAAAGATCCAAGCAATATTAAGCCCGCGGCAGATTCAACAAAACCGGCGACGGATAGCTTGAAAACTGTGGCAATAAAGTAG
- a CDS encoding cytochrome C oxidase subunit IV family protein — protein sequence MSDLAQLESGGHTHAHAFDSKAVRKEIWKITLYLTVLTIIELILGFTMMNWEEGSFKRDFVKGIIIILMLWKAFYIIGYFMHLRHEVKTMIMVIALPALFFVWFIIAFLKDGSSYKNLRATEDPYKVELSKQPMPAHEEKENTHEVKPAPESQKLYNL from the coding sequence ATGTCAGATTTAGCACAATTAGAAAGCGGTGGACACACACATGCACACGCTTTTGATTCAAAAGCGGTAAGGAAAGAAATTTGGAAAATCACATTGTATCTTACCGTATTGACGATTATTGAGTTGATACTTGGTTTTACGATGATGAACTGGGAAGAAGGCAGCTTTAAAAGAGATTTTGTAAAAGGCATTATCATTATTCTAATGCTTTGGAAAGCGTTCTATATTATTGGTTATTTTATGCACTTGCGTCATGAAGTAAAAACCATGATAATGGTAATTGCATTGCCGGCGTTGTTTTTTGTATGGTTTATTATTGCGTTTTTAAAAGACGGAAGTTCTTATAAAAATCTCCGTGCAACAGAAGACCCATACAAAGTGGAACTGTCCAAGCAACCGATGCCTGCTCATGAAGAAAAAGAGAATACGCATGAAGTGAAACCTGCGCCCGAATCGCAAAAGTTGTATAATTTATAA
- the cyoE gene encoding heme o synthase → MDKENSSATRTPVWKDYMALTKFTLSFTVVFSCVICYLLSPNTEVLAIKIVELFVAGMLVTGAANAINQAVEKDTDALMKRTAKRPVASGKISQQQAMIFAFVTGATGVAMMWYCFNLQSALLSAFSLFLYAYIYTPLKKVSSVAVLVGAFPGAFPCLIGWVAGFVDGGNNSWTGGLILFLIQFLWQFPHFWAIAWVAHGDYSRAGFKLLPSDKGPTKSTALQSIVYAVMMIPVGMLAFADFGKGSLNDINTLRGKVSFIILLLCNIGMVVQCVRLYINMDVKSARRVMFSSYIYLPIVLLALLFAANKNF, encoded by the coding sequence TTGGATAAGGAAAATTCTTCAGCAACAAGAACGCCTGTGTGGAAAGATTATATGGCGCTTACGAAATTCACATTGAGTTTCACGGTTGTATTTTCCTGTGTTATTTGTTATCTTTTATCGCCGAATACGGAAGTGTTGGCGATAAAAATAGTTGAGCTCTTTGTAGCAGGCATGCTGGTAACTGGTGCGGCAAATGCGATTAATCAGGCGGTGGAAAAAGACACCGATGCTTTGATGAAACGCACTGCAAAACGCCCTGTGGCTTCCGGTAAAATATCTCAGCAGCAAGCGATGATTTTTGCATTCGTTACGGGAGCAACCGGTGTCGCGATGATGTGGTATTGTTTTAATCTACAATCTGCATTACTGTCTGCATTCAGTCTTTTTTTGTATGCGTATATTTATACGCCGTTGAAAAAAGTGAGTTCTGTTGCTGTTCTGGTGGGTGCTTTTCCGGGCGCTTTTCCTTGCTTGATTGGTTGGGTCGCAGGTTTTGTGGATGGTGGGAACAATAGTTGGACGGGCGGGCTGATTTTATTTCTGATTCAGTTTCTTTGGCAATTTCCGCATTTTTGGGCAATTGCATGGGTAGCGCACGGCGATTACAGCAGGGCTGGTTTTAAGCTGTTGCCATCGGATAAAGGACCAACAAAAAGCACGGCATTACAGTCGATAGTTTACGCAGTAATGATGATTCCGGTGGGAATGCTGGCTTTTGCAGATTTTGGTAAAGGGTCTTTGAATGACATAAATACGTTAAGAGGAAAAGTAAGTTTTATAATATTGTTGCTGTGTAATATCGGGATGGTGGTTCAGTGTGTGAGATTGTATATTAATATGGATGTGAAATCGGCAAGACGTGTGATGTTCAGCAGTTATATTTATTTGCCGATTGTATTATTGGCATTATTATTCGCAGCGAATAAAAATTTTTAA
- a CDS encoding GNAT family N-acetyltransferase: MTQVETNNWIIRSATSSDVDDIAIIWQQGVLEQGSVVDENHLQIDSLKKEFLHQIQQQTQDFKFWICLSLDNKIVGWQSILPFHVSPNPIVKSSFGQSSTYVRKEFQGKGIGKLLLRHALNYCKNHSDIKYVFGIVLTENKKSLKMCDEIGFYNMGTLPKNNNLHFPDWDFLVYETNKQNH; this comes from the coding sequence ATGACACAAGTTGAAACAAACAATTGGATAATTCGCTCAGCCACAAGTAGCGATGTGGATGATATTGCAATAATATGGCAACAAGGTGTTTTAGAGCAAGGTTCAGTTGTAGATGAAAATCACTTACAAATAGATAGCTTGAAGAAAGAATTTCTTCATCAAATTCAACAGCAAACACAAGACTTTAAATTCTGGATATGCCTTTCTCTTGATAACAAAATTGTAGGTTGGCAATCAATATTACCATTTCATGTTTCGCCCAATCCAATAGTGAAATCAAGCTTTGGACAATCAAGTACCTATGTAAGGAAAGAGTTTCAAGGAAAAGGAATTGGGAAATTGCTTTTGCGCCACGCTTTAAATTATTGCAAAAATCACAGCGATATAAAATATGTTTTTGGCATTGTACTTACTGAAAATAAAAAAAGTTTGAAAATGTGTGACGAAATCGGTTTCTATAATATGGGGACACTTCCAAAAAATAACAATCTTCATTTCCCTGATTGGGATTTTTTAGTTTATGAAACTAATAAACAAAACCATTAA
- a CDS encoding cytochrome c oxidase subunit I, protein MSETISHAGVAAVHAAEHHDVHHHKETFITKYIFSQDHKTIGKQFLITGMIWAILGGFMSVLFRLQLGFPDSTFPWLETILGKWAKGGHLIDEAYYSLTTLHGTIMIFFVLTGGLSGTFANFLIPLQIGARDMASPLMNMLSYWFFFIASIIMLSSLFVETGPFSGGWTAYPPLSALGAASDGSKTGMDLWWISLVLFVVSQLLAGLNYISTVLNMRTKGMSMTRMPLSVWGVFLQAVLGVLSFPVLFAGFILLLFDRHFGTSFYLSDIYVGGTALAHEGGNAILYQHLFWFLGHPEVYIVILPAMGLVSEVMSTNARKPIFGYSAMVMSMFAIVILAFLVWAHHMFVTGLNPFLGSVFVLLTLLIAVPSAIKVFNWLTTLWRGNIRFTPGMLFAIGFVSLFISGGLTGIYLGNSAIDIHVHDTYFVIAHFHLVMGVAAFFGMFCGVYHWFPKMYGRHMNPTMGYVHFWLTLIGAYLIFWPMHYEGLAGMPRRYYDYSNWESFKQFVSLNRFISIAVIVTFAAQFLFVVNFFWSIFKGRKLTTQNPWLSNTLEWTTPIKPVHGNWPGEIPEVYRWPYDYGKDGKDFITQTTPIGDDESEHH, encoded by the coding sequence ATGAGCGAAACAATATCACACGCCGGCGTTGCCGCAGTTCACGCAGCAGAGCATCACGACGTTCATCATCATAAGGAAACTTTTATTACCAAATACATTTTTAGCCAGGACCATAAAACTATTGGTAAGCAGTTTTTGATTACCGGTATGATTTGGGCTATATTAGGAGGCTTTATGTCGGTGTTGTTCCGTTTACAATTAGGTTTTCCCGACAGTACTTTCCCTTGGCTGGAAACTATTTTGGGTAAATGGGCTAAAGGCGGTCATTTGATTGATGAGGCATATTATTCGCTTACCACGCTTCATGGTACTATCATGATATTTTTTGTGTTGACAGGCGGATTGAGCGGCACGTTTGCTAATTTTTTGATTCCGCTTCAGATAGGTGCGCGCGATATGGCTTCTCCACTGATGAATATGTTGAGCTATTGGTTTTTCTTTATTGCGAGCATCATCATGTTATCGTCTTTATTTGTAGAAACAGGACCATTTTCCGGTGGTTGGACGGCTTATCCGCCATTGAGTGCGTTGGGCGCTGCTTCGGACGGGTCTAAAACCGGAATGGATTTGTGGTGGATATCGCTGGTGTTGTTTGTGGTATCGCAATTGTTGGCAGGTCTTAATTATATTTCTACTGTATTGAATATGCGTACCAAAGGTATGAGCATGACACGTATGCCTTTGAGCGTTTGGGGTGTGTTTTTGCAAGCCGTTTTAGGCGTCCTGTCTTTCCCTGTTTTATTTGCCGGTTTCATTTTGTTGTTGTTTGACCGTCATTTTGGAACAAGTTTTTATTTATCTGATATTTATGTAGGCGGTACGGCACTTGCACATGAAGGAGGCAATGCAATTTTGTACCAGCATTTATTCTGGTTCTTAGGACATCCGGAAGTGTATATTGTAATTCTCCCTGCGATGGGATTGGTTTCGGAAGTCATGTCCACCAACGCACGAAAGCCCATTTTCGGATATTCTGCCATGGTAATGTCTATGTTTGCCATTGTCATCCTGGCATTTCTTGTATGGGCGCACCACATGTTCGTTACCGGATTAAATCCGTTCCTCGGTTCTGTATTTGTGTTGCTTACGCTGTTAATTGCGGTACCATCGGCGATTAAAGTATTTAACTGGTTAACGACGTTGTGGAGGGGAAATATCCGTTTCACGCCGGGTATGTTGTTTGCAATTGGTTTTGTGAGTTTGTTTATTTCCGGTGGTTTGACAGGTATTTATTTGGGCAACTCTGCTATTGATATTCATGTGCATGATACTTATTTTGTGATTGCACACTTCCACTTGGTAATGGGTGTGGCTGCGTTCTTTGGAATGTTCTGCGGAGTGTACCATTGGTTTCCGAAAATGTACGGCAGACACATGAATCCGACGATGGGTTATGTACATTTTTGGCTTACATTAATTGGTGCATATCTTATCTTTTGGCCCATGCACTACGAAGGGCTTGCGGGAATGCCGCGCCGCTACTATGATTACAGCAATTGGGAAAGTTTTAAACAATTTGTTTCGCTAAACAGATTTATTAGTATTGCAGTAATTGTAACATTTGCAGCTCAGTTCTTATTTGTGGTAAATTTCTTCTGGTCTATTTTCAAAGGAAGAAAATTAACTACACAAAATCCATGGTTGTCTAATACGTTAGAATGGACTACTCCTATTAAACCGGTGCACGGCAACTGGCCCGGAGAAATTCCTGAAGTATATCGCTGGCCATATGATTATGGTAAAGATGGTAAAGATTTCATTACACAGACAACACCGATAGGGGATGATGAGTCGGAGCATCATTAA
- a CDS encoding DUF6294 family protein has translation MKVYVSFAVILFCLPLNKITALNDNATIPKSFVISKFNKKESIALFNRNIQMPHKSFAFQEIRKGDCTIFSGATFTLYANGAINWRCNIKSSDSGDEWDGYIICYNANNVELWREHFHFDIHDGNVIKRWDETRKPDTKKAHSFNEANRIVFTCNC, from the coding sequence ATGAAAGTATATGTTTCTTTTGCCGTGATTTTATTTTGTTTACCATTAAACAAAATAACTGCATTGAATGACAATGCTACAATACCAAAAAGTTTTGTTATATCTAAATTCAATAAAAAAGAAAGTATAGCACTTTTTAATAGGAACATTCAAATGCCTCATAAATCTTTTGCTTTTCAGGAAATAAGAAAAGGAGACTGTACAATTTTTTCAGGAGCAACGTTTACCCTATATGCTAATGGAGCAATTAATTGGAGGTGCAACATTAAAAGTAGCGATTCTGGCGACGAATGGGATGGCTACATAATATGTTATAATGCAAACAATGTAGAATTGTGGAGAGAACATTTTCACTTTGATATTCATGATGGAAATGTAATCAAACGTTGGGATGAAACAAGAAAGCCTGATACTAAGAAAGCACATAGTTTTAATGAAGCAAATAGAATAGTTTTTACTTGTAACTGTTAA
- a CDS encoding MaoC family dehydratase: MTKPKIGDIFKHDFIFTHEQVLAYANISGDTNPIHVSEQYAEQTNFKRCIVHGYFSISIFSKVYGTLLYPEEHILISQTARYIKPVFTGIEYTAIFTTKEFFPDKNRVCYINEIIEKQTGEIKVTGEAFLMNKKYYK, from the coding sequence ATGACAAAACCAAAAATCGGCGACATTTTTAAGCACGACTTCATCTTTACCCATGAACAAGTATTGGCTTATGCCAATATTTCCGGAGATACAAATCCTATACACGTGTCCGAGCAATATGCAGAACAAACGAATTTTAAACGCTGTATCGTTCACGGATATTTCAGCATTAGTATTTTTTCAAAAGTATATGGCACATTGCTTTATCCCGAAGAACATATTTTAATAAGCCAAACAGCGAGGTATATAAAACCTGTTTTTACAGGAATAGAATACACGGCAATTTTTACCACCAAAGAATTTTTTCCTGACAAAAACAGAGTTTGTTATATCAATGAAATTATCGAAAAGCAAACAGGCGAAATTAAAGTAACCGGCGAAGCGTTTTTAATGAACAAAAAATATTACAAGTAG
- a CDS encoding GNAT family N-acetyltransferase, whose product MITAQNIKIRLAEDEDFEQIFSIWLEGIYNSFEDDNIDLDTVKKKFSSNFFQREGIFNFWVAVDEEDKVLGWQSLIKCISHPVKENIYAESSTYISKNIRSDGLGKLLLDFVIQEAEKSSLEYIIGFVSLTNEAARKITSQTGWIEIGIIPPSKKGSNKFQKIFMIRPV is encoded by the coding sequence ATGATAACAGCACAAAACATAAAAATACGATTAGCTGAAGACGAAGATTTTGAACAAATATTTTCCATTTGGCTTGAAGGTATCTATAATTCATTTGAAGACGATAATATTGATTTAGATACCGTAAAGAAAAAATTCTCATCAAACTTTTTTCAACGAGAAGGTATATTTAATTTTTGGGTGGCTGTTGATGAAGAAGACAAAGTTTTAGGCTGGCAATCTTTAATAAAGTGCATTTCTCATCCGGTCAAAGAAAATATTTATGCCGAAAGCAGCACATACATTTCAAAAAATATACGGTCTGATGGTTTGGGCAAATTGCTTCTTGACTTTGTAATTCAGGAAGCAGAAAAAAGTTCTTTAGAATACATTATAGGATTTGTTTCACTTACAAACGAAGCAGCAAGAAAGATAACATCTCAAACAGGTTGGATTGAAATCGGCATTATTCCGCCGTCGAAAAAAGGGAGCAACAAGTTTCAAAAAATATTTATGATTAGACCCGTATAA
- a CDS encoding HepT-like ribonuclease domain-containing protein, with protein sequence MSERALSLLLEDTSSSINYIMEFTKGMHLDEYQADVKTRYAVERNFEIIGEAASRVPQAFKLQHLQVEWRIIKDFRNFIIHDYFGINQNIVWDTIQYRLPDLLEQITVLKNQP encoded by the coding sequence ATGTCTGAAAGAGCATTATCCTTGCTGTTGGAAGATACGTCAAGCTCTATAAACTACATTATGGAGTTTACCAAAGGAATGCACCTGGACGAATACCAAGCCGACGTAAAAACAAGATATGCCGTAGAACGGAATTTTGAAATCATAGGCGAAGCTGCTTCAAGAGTTCCGCAAGCGTTTAAGTTACAGCATCTTCAAGTAGAATGGCGCATTATAAAAGATTTCCGAAACTTTATTATACACGATTATTTCGGCATCAATCAAAACATTGTTTGGGACACTATCCAATACCGGCTTCCCGACCTTTTGGAGCAAATAACCGTTTTAAAAAATCAACCGTAA
- a CDS encoding acyl-CoA dehydrogenase family protein, which yields MLHNAHTQQFIDFCKQFATKYIRPNVLAWDKAGAFPKWLYEELGKAGFLGMQIPEEYGGTALDYHTYTQAIIEISKVCGSVGLFIAAHNSLVSRHIVQFGSDMQKAKYLPQLASGEYLGAWALTEPSAGSDAVSLQCNAVFDGNSWVLNGSKIFITQGASAQVVVVLAKTGNEKNNITAFLVEKGTKGFSAGKPLDKLGMKACETVQLFFDNCIVPDSNRVGNAGEGFRQAMQILDGGRISITALSLGIAKGAYQIALQYAKQREQFGKKIIDFQATGFKLSQTATELYAAELMLKDACAKKDAGLSTTKESAMCKFFASELAVKTANDAVQILGGYGYTTDYLIEKYYRDAKLCTIGEGTSEIQQLIILKEIWK from the coding sequence ATGCTTCATAATGCCCACACACAACAATTTATCGATTTCTGCAAGCAATTTGCAACAAAGTATATTCGCCCAAATGTACTCGCTTGGGACAAAGCAGGCGCTTTCCCAAAATGGTTATACGAAGAATTAGGCAAAGCAGGTTTCTTAGGTATGCAGATTCCCGAAGAATACGGCGGAACCGCGTTGGACTACCATACTTATACGCAAGCCATCATTGAAATATCTAAAGTCTGTGGTTCTGTAGGATTATTTATTGCTGCGCACAATTCTTTAGTCAGCAGGCATATTGTACAGTTCGGGAGCGATATGCAAAAAGCAAAATATCTTCCGCAACTTGCTTCGGGCGAATACTTGGGCGCATGGGCATTAACCGAACCAAGTGCCGGCAGCGATGCTGTAAGCTTGCAATGTAACGCGGTTTTTGACGGTAACAGCTGGGTGTTGAACGGTAGTAAAATATTTATTACACAAGGCGCATCGGCACAGGTAGTGGTGGTGCTTGCAAAAACAGGAAACGAGAAAAATAATATAACCGCGTTTCTTGTGGAGAAAGGAACAAAAGGGTTCAGCGCAGGCAAGCCGCTTGACAAATTAGGTATGAAAGCCTGCGAAACCGTACAACTGTTTTTCGACAACTGCATTGTTCCCGATAGTAACAGAGTGGGAAACGCCGGCGAGGGTTTTAGACAAGCCATGCAAATCTTAGACGGCGGACGTATTTCTATTACAGCCTTATCGCTCGGCATTGCAAAAGGCGCATATCAAATTGCATTGCAGTATGCAAAACAAAGAGAACAGTTTGGAAAAAAGATTATTGACTTCCAGGCAACAGGTTTTAAGCTCTCTCAAACAGCAACAGAATTATATGCAGCCGAATTAATGCTGAAAGATGCTTGTGCTAAAAAAGATGCAGGATTAAGTACAACAAAAGAAAGTGCCATGTGTAAATTTTTTGCTTCTGAACTGGCTGTAAAAACGGCTAATGATGCTGTGCAAATTCTGGGCGGCTATGGCTATACAACAGACTATTTGATAGAAAAATATTACCGCGATGCTAAGCTTTGCACCATTGGCGAAGGCACAAGCGAAATTCAACAATTAATCATTCTAAAAGAAATATGGAAATGA
- a CDS encoding quinol:cytochrome C oxidoreductase: MASIKTQFEIPAKMKTWSYGLMAVGIVAFLIGLFTKGMSADVYDRQVFWGTIMYNAIFFLLITNVAMFFICALTIGMGGWQTALRRVPEAISATVPVFGTIAGVLLIGIVISNLHIYQWTDMEKVKEDMISSRIHGFLNPWFFSLWTIATIGLWIMLGARMRKLSAEADVENMGLEKGQSFIWRNTVTASMFIAWFGLTAGCVTPWFWQMSLNIHWGSTMYSWYTFASSFVGGLALITLFFIYLKNKGYLELANQEHLHDLGKFLFAFSIFWTYIWFAQYMLIWYANIPEETIYFKHRVQGEYKGVFFLNLVINFVCPILILMSRPAKRNYTLVTFMAVLLLFGHWLDFYQMIMGSISPIKITLGWLDFGILAFFVGILIFCVGRALTKRPLVPKYHPFLKESIIHHT; this comes from the coding sequence ATGGCATCTATAAAAACGCAATTTGAAATTCCGGCAAAAATGAAGACTTGGTCTTATGGGCTGATGGCTGTGGGAATTGTTGCATTCTTAATTGGTTTGTTTACAAAAGGAATGAGTGCAGATGTGTATGACCGTCAGGTATTTTGGGGAACAATTATGTATAATGCAATCTTCTTTTTGCTGATTACCAACGTCGCCATGTTTTTCATTTGCGCATTAACGATTGGAATGGGTGGATGGCAAACAGCTTTGAGAAGAGTGCCGGAAGCAATTTCTGCTACAGTTCCGGTATTTGGGACGATTGCGGGTGTTTTGCTGATTGGTATTGTTATAAGCAATCTGCATATCTACCAATGGACAGATATGGAAAAAGTAAAGGAAGACATGATTTCTTCCCGCATACATGGTTTTTTAAATCCTTGGTTCTTTAGCTTATGGACAATTGCTACAATCGGTTTGTGGATTATGCTTGGTGCAAGAATGCGTAAACTTTCCGCCGAAGCTGATGTTGAAAATATGGGCTTGGAAAAAGGACAAAGCTTTATCTGGCGTAATACCGTAACAGCTTCGATGTTTATTGCATGGTTTGGATTGACGGCAGGTTGCGTTACGCCTTGGTTTTGGCAAATGAGCCTGAATATTCATTGGGGAAGCACCATGTATAGTTGGTACACATTTGCAAGCAGCTTTGTGGGCGGTTTGGCATTGATTACTTTATTCTTTATTTATCTGAAAAATAAAGGTTATCTGGAATTAGCTAACCAAGAGCATTTGCACGATTTAGGTAAGTTCCTGTTTGCGTTCTCAATATTTTGGACATATATTTGGTTTGCACAATATATGTTGATTTGGTATGCAAATATTCCTGAAGAAACTATCTATTTCAAGCATCGTGTTCAGGGCGAATATAAGGGTGTATTTTTCCTTAATTTAGTCATTAACTTTGTATGTCCGATTTTGATACTGATGTCGAGACCCGCAAAAAGAAATTATACATTGGTAACTTTTATGGCAGTATTGTTACTATTTGGTCATTGGTTAGATTTTTATCAAATGATTATGGGCAGTATTTCTCCTATAAAAATTACTTTAGGTTGGCTTGACTTTGGAATATTGGCATTCTTTGTAGGAATATTGATTTTCTGCGTAGGCAGGGCTTTAACAAAACGTCCTTTGGTTCCAAAGTATCATCCGTTCCTGAAAGAAAGTATTATTCATCATACATAG